Proteins co-encoded in one Listeria ivanovii subsp. ivanovii genomic window:
- a CDS encoding sensor histidine kinase — protein sequence MNWWNYIKDKRFFLLFFCSIMFFVGVLISIDPNSKLTLGNFIYLYIFVFVFLLAYLVLGYFFKYSYWREMEELVSGEMEENIIELLPKPRTREQAFFNQLMAKKHREELRTISKLQDKQQEYHDFILYWVHEVKTPVVASKMLINNPDLNDTKTIFQQIDEELTTIDKLVMQALYFSRLDTFSKDYFIQEQNLGAVVRESVKRHSKLFIGKKMKLDLQDVDIDVRTDSKWLGFILDQVISNALKYTEESGEIKIWCDTETTGKKVLHIKDNGRGIKEEDLPRVFEQGFTGNIGRQEKKATGMGLYLAKQMAKKLGHEICIESKSEQGTEVKLYFEQKDDYLLIAKE from the coding sequence ATGAATTGGTGGAATTATATTAAAGATAAACGATTTTTCTTATTGTTTTTTTGTAGTATTATGTTTTTTGTCGGAGTCCTCATTTCCATCGATCCTAACAGCAAACTAACACTAGGTAATTTCATTTATTTATATATCTTTGTTTTTGTTTTCTTACTGGCTTACCTTGTGTTAGGCTATTTCTTTAAATACAGTTACTGGCGTGAAATGGAAGAGCTTGTAAGTGGAGAAATGGAAGAAAATATTATTGAACTTTTACCAAAACCAAGAACCCGAGAGCAAGCCTTTTTTAATCAATTGATGGCAAAAAAACATCGGGAAGAGCTGCGGACTATAAGCAAATTGCAAGATAAGCAGCAAGAATATCATGACTTTATTTTATATTGGGTGCATGAAGTGAAAACACCAGTTGTCGCAAGCAAAATGTTAATCAATAACCCTGATTTAAATGATACTAAAACTATTTTTCAGCAAATTGATGAAGAACTAACAACGATTGATAAACTGGTTATGCAAGCACTCTATTTTTCTCGGCTAGACACTTTTTCCAAAGACTATTTCATTCAAGAACAAAACCTTGGCGCAGTGGTTCGAGAATCTGTGAAACGGCATTCAAAGCTTTTTATCGGGAAGAAAATGAAACTTGATTTGCAAGATGTCGATATCGATGTACGGACGGATAGTAAGTGGCTTGGTTTTATACTCGATCAAGTTATATCTAATGCCTTGAAATACACCGAAGAAAGTGGCGAAATAAAAATTTGGTGTGATACAGAAACAACCGGCAAAAAAGTACTTCATATCAAAGACAATGGTCGCGGAATTAAAGAGGAAGATTTGCCACGAGTTTTTGAGCAAGGCTTTACAGGTAACATCGGCCGACAAGAAAAGAAAGCCACTGGCATGGGACTTTATCTTGCAAAACAAATGGCTAAAAAATTAGGTCACGAAATTTGTATTGAGTCAAAAAGCGAACAAGGTACAGAAGTAAAATTGTACTTTGAACAAAAAGATGATTATTTATTAATTGCAAAAGAATAG
- the ade gene encoding adenine deaminase yields the protein MENLKQLQERIAVSDGRANADLVIVNGRIINVFSGEIIEGDIAIKNGYIAGIGHFPKADKVIDAAGEFIVPGFIDAHVHVESAMVTPAEFARVLLPNGVTTIITDPHEIANVAGERGIEFMLENAEGVPLDMFVMLPSSVPATEGEHNGVTLHAEKLHPLYSHEKVIGLAEVMDFPSVAKGSADILTKIIDAKKEGGRIDGHGAGLTSADLNNYLAAGIRTDHESTSATEAIDRLRAGMFVMLREGTVGRDLLATIPAVTSKNSHRFCFCTDDKLINDLITEGSINYNIRLAIENGIEPITAIQMATINAANCHNLPYLGAVAAGYQADIVFLKDLQTVEISKVLKNGSVVVENGVRNETAFQQQKTTQFVSPKINHHLTQKELELPLKKATCYVIGMQPNSLFTKKLIEEVSIQAGLFVPSISKDLLKMAVVERHHDTGHIGVGIVKGFGLTEGAIATTVAHDSHNIVAVGVTDEAMEAAINHVTSCGGGIAVVDASGKVLHDLALPIAGLLSDRSFEEVEEDLAGLLKAFQQISQATGFDPFLTLSFLTLPVIPELKLTDQGLFDFATFQIIPNEVN from the coding sequence GTGGAGAATTTAAAACAACTGCAAGAGCGTATAGCAGTCAGTGATGGACGGGCGAATGCAGATTTAGTTATTGTAAATGGACGAATTATCAATGTTTTTTCCGGAGAAATTATCGAAGGAGACATTGCCATTAAAAACGGTTATATTGCTGGAATTGGTCATTTTCCTAAAGCTGACAAAGTAATCGATGCGGCAGGAGAGTTTATCGTTCCTGGTTTTATTGATGCGCATGTCCATGTAGAAAGCGCGATGGTGACACCAGCTGAGTTTGCCCGTGTCCTTTTACCAAATGGCGTTACAACCATTATTACCGATCCACATGAAATTGCGAATGTGGCCGGTGAAAGAGGGATTGAATTTATGCTAGAGAATGCGGAAGGTGTGCCACTGGATATGTTTGTGATGCTTCCATCCTCTGTCCCAGCAACAGAGGGTGAGCATAATGGTGTAACACTCCATGCAGAAAAACTTCACCCGCTTTATTCCCATGAAAAAGTAATTGGCCTTGCTGAAGTGATGGATTTTCCATCTGTAGCAAAAGGAAGTGCAGATATTTTAACGAAGATTATCGATGCTAAAAAAGAAGGCGGTCGGATTGATGGACATGGGGCAGGATTAACTAGCGCTGATTTGAACAACTATTTAGCTGCTGGTATTCGGACAGATCACGAGAGTACTAGTGCAACCGAAGCGATTGATCGGTTGCGAGCTGGCATGTTTGTGATGCTTCGCGAAGGGACAGTGGGTCGCGACTTACTTGCGACAATTCCAGCAGTGACATCAAAAAATAGCCATCGTTTCTGCTTTTGTACCGATGATAAACTAATTAATGATTTAATCACCGAAGGCTCAATTAATTATAATATCCGTCTAGCAATTGAAAATGGAATAGAGCCAATCACAGCGATTCAAATGGCGACAATCAATGCGGCAAATTGTCATAATCTGCCATACTTAGGGGCAGTTGCAGCTGGATATCAAGCAGACATTGTTTTTCTAAAAGATTTACAAACGGTGGAAATATCTAAAGTGTTAAAAAATGGTAGCGTAGTAGTCGAAAATGGTGTTAGAAATGAAACGGCCTTTCAGCAACAAAAAACCACACAATTTGTATCGCCAAAAATCAACCATCACTTAACACAAAAAGAGTTAGAACTTCCGCTCAAAAAAGCGACTTGTTATGTCATTGGCATGCAACCAAATAGCTTATTTACCAAAAAACTAATAGAAGAAGTTAGCATTCAAGCTGGTTTGTTTGTGCCATCGATAAGTAAAGACTTACTCAAGATGGCTGTAGTGGAACGACATCATGACACAGGTCACATTGGTGTAGGTATTGTGAAAGGGTTCGGCTTAACGGAAGGTGCAATTGCCACTACTGTCGCACATGATTCGCATAATATTGTCGCAGTTGGAGTAACCGATGAAGCGATGGAAGCCGCAATTAACCATGTAACAAGTTGTGGTGGTGGTATAGCGGTAGTAGATGCTTCTGGAAAAGTGTTACACGATTTAGCTTTACCAATTGCTGGGCTGTTAAGTGATCGTTCTTTTGAGGAAGTGGAAGAGGATTTGGCAGGGCTCTTAAAAGCATTTCAACAAATCAGCCAAGCGACGGGATTCGATCCATTTTTAACTTTATCATTTTTAACATTACCAGTTATTCCTGAATTAAAATTAACCGATCAAGGTTTATTCGACTTTGCAACCTTCCAAATTATCCCGAATGAAGTAAACTAA